The genomic segment CTGCTCGAGCACCTGCCCGGGCGTCATGCGCAGCTTCTTTTCCATGTGCAGCGCCGAGGTGGCAATGAAGATATGGATGCGCGCATTGGCCGCCCCTTCGAGCGCCTGCGCAGCACGGGCGATATCACGGTCATTGGCGCGGGCCAGCGAGCAGATGGTGGCCTCCCGGATGGTGCTGGCGATCGCCCGAACCGCGTCGAAATCGCCGTTGGAACTGGCGGCAAAGCCGGCCTCGATCACATCCACCTTCAGCCGCTCGAGTTGGCGCGCAATGCGCAGTTTTTCGTCCTTGGTCATCGAGGCCCCGGGGGACTGCTCGCCGTCGCGCAAGGTGGTGTCGAAAATGATCAATTTGTCAGCCATGACGTCTCTCCTGGTACTACCTGGGTTGGCCCGCAACATAAAAACTCTGGCGCCGAAAAAACAAAAGGCCCGTTGCGGGTGCATACGGGCCTTTTGGAAAAGTGTGCGCGTGCGCCTACCGTCTCCGCCCGTAAGGGGATAGCAATAGGGCCAGTGCCAACTCGTTCATGACGCGCAATGTAGCACAGACCGCGCTTGCCGCAACCATCGAACGGCGTCCCCTGTCCTCAGGCATTGCCGGCCATGATGCCCCAGCGCGCCAACGCCGCGTCGTCGCTGACCCGGGCGTCCACCCAGCGCACGCCCTGGGGAGTGTGTTCCTTTTTCCAGAAAGGCGCCTGGGTCTTGAGGTAGTCGATCAGAAACTCGCAGGCCTGAAAGCCCTGCCCCCGGTGGGCACTGGCCACGGCCACCAGCACGATCTGCTCGAGCGGTTGCAGCCGCCCGACGCGGTGGATGACGCGCGCGCCAACGATGTCGAAGCGCCGCACCGCCTCATCGACCATCGCCTCGATGGATTTTTCAGTCATGCCGGGATAATGCTCCAACTCGATCGACAGCACGGCATCGCCCGCGTCCTCGACCGGCAGGCCGCCCCGGGAAGGCGGATTCCTGTCGCGCACCACGCCGACAAAGCTGCAGACGGCGCCCACGCCCCTGTTGTCGCGGCGCAAGGCAGCGATTTCGCTGGACAGGTCAAAGTCCTGGGTCTGGATGACGACGCGGGGCAGGCCCATGGCAAGACCGCTGTCTGTGTCCCGTGCTGCGCGGCAACGATGCCTGGCCCCGGGCGCTCAAGCCGGCGGCCGGGGTGCGCAGGCGCTGCAAGCACCTGACTGCCCCCATCCGGAGATGGGCAGCGCCCGCGCGCTGGCCACCTGGCGCAGACGCGCATGCTCGGCCATGACCCGTGCGGCGTAGCCGCCATCGTCGACCATGTTGGCGCTGCCCACGTAATGGCGCAGGCCGCCCTCGATGGAACCGGCGCGCGCAATGCATTCCTGCAAGATCTCGACCCCCACGCGCAGGTTGCTCACCGGGTCGAAGGCCGCCAACTGGCCGCCGAAGTTCTGGTACTTGTCGGTGTGCACCCGGGTCATCACTTGCATCAGGCCCTGGGCGCCGACGGCGCTTTGGGCAAACGGATTGAAGCCCGATTCGATGCCCATGACGGCCAGGATCAGCGTCGGGTCGATGCCCGATTGCGTGCCGGCGTCATAGGCCCGGGCCACCAACACGCTCAGCGGCTCGGGGGCCACGCGGTACTTCTTGCTGAGCCAGAAGGTCACGGCGGCCTGATCCCTGGGCAGGTCTTCGGGCTTGCCCGCCTTGGCGCGCGCGCCGGCTTTTGCTGCGTCGAGCGGGCCAGAGGGCATTTGGCGGGCTTGCAGCCAGTTCATCAACTGCGCCTCGCCCGCTTCGCGCAGGTCCGGGCGGGCCACCAAGGCCATGACGACAAAGGCCACGGCCAGGCCGACAAAGTCCAGGCTGTGCCGGGCGGCGGCCATACAAGCGGCGATCATGCCGGAGATCATCTTTCCTGAAGCGGTCATGGATCCTCCTTATTTTGTCAAGCGCAACGGAAAAGCGCCGTCGCCGTTCGGGGCGGCGCCTTCCCGGCAGCTCGCTTGGAGGCCGGCAGTTCGCCATCGAAATCGGGCGGCGCGCCGTTGGAGCGCCGGGTTGCCCTGGTGGGACTCAAGCCGACCTGGGGTTTTTACCTAGTGTCGCGTCACCGATCATCTGTCGGTCTGCGCTGACCATCGAAGCGCATCGCGGCGTTGCATCGCTTGCCAATACAGCTCGGTATGGGCTGCGCGATGCGCCTTGCGCTGCGCTCCGATGGCTGCGCGCAGCCTACGACATCTGATCGGTGACGCGACACTAGTTCAGGCCCGTTGGAGAGTTCGGCGGATTCTAAAAGCCCTCTTAATGCTTAGTCAACAATAACGAAGTTGACGTTGAGATATTTAAGTCATGAAAAATACCGAAAAACCACGGTCTAGGGTGGTTTTGCAAGACCCCGGCATGCCCGTAGTGGGCGGCGCCGGCGTGACCGGCCCCGGTCCAATCCAATCGGTCAATCGGCCGTCTGGCGCCCATTGGAAATCCGGTTTGAGTTGTCACGGCGACTTTGCTAAGGTGCGCTTGGCCTGCAAGATTGCAGGCCGCGCCGGACGAAGCCGAATCTCCCGCCGAAGGCAGGCAATGCCAAGGGTTGTAGATGACGCTTGCATGGCACCCCCCTGGAGGCAATCCCTTGCCTCCCTGCCCTGCGCAGCCGCATTTGCGCAGGGCCATCGATGGCAAAGACCGTTGTGTCAGCCGTCAAGCCCGGCGGACAGGCCGCAAGGCACTGCCCGCCGGGCTTTCTTCGGTTTTTCGCAGGCTCGATGCCCTGCTCCGACATTCGGGCCGATGGTTGGGCGCGGTCATCGATCGCGGTCATACGCGGTTATAGATAATGGGCGCTCCCCGGTGTCGCCCTGACCAGGGATCGCAGCGTCAGCCGGTCTGGCACCATGGCTTGCCCTCAGGCAATGAGTTCGGGGGCGCCCTCGTCCATCCACTGGATACCATGTTTTCATTTTTTCCCCGCAGCAAAATGTCCGAAGCACCTGAAGTGAATCCGGCCCCGGCCAAAACCCACGAGCCGCAGCCACTCGATGCGCTGACCGGTGGCGCCTTTTCCGCCGCCACCTCCGGCGAGCGCGCCGCCCGCATTCGCGACTGGCTGCTCACCGAGCCCGCGCCGGAACAATTGCAGGAAGTCTTCAAGGAACTGAGCCGGCGTGACAAGGGCGCCGCCCGTGCAGTGCGCGAGCGCCTGGACGAAATCCGCCGCGCCAAGGGGCAGCAAGCCATCGCTGCCGAATGGGCGGAAAAGGCCCAGGCCCTGCTGGCGACCCCCAAGCTCAACATTGCCGATGCGATGGCCTGGCAGCGCGATGCCGCCAAGGCCGGCGCCCCGCTGTCGCGCGAGCCGCTGTCGCTGCTCAA from the Verminephrobacter eiseniae EF01-2 genome contains:
- a CDS encoding molybdenum cofactor biosynthesis protein MoaE gives rise to the protein MGLPRVVIQTQDFDLSSEIAALRRDNRGVGAVCSFVGVVRDRNPPSRGGLPVEDAGDAVLSIELEHYPGMTEKSIEAMVDEAVRRFDIVGARVIHRVGRLQPLEQIVLVAVASAHRGQGFQACEFLIDYLKTQAPFWKKEHTPQGVRWVDARVSDDAALARWGIMAGNA
- a CDS encoding lytic transglycosylase domain-containing protein translates to MISGMIAACMAAARHSLDFVGLAVAFVVMALVARPDLREAGEAQLMNWLQARQMPSGPLDAAKAGARAKAGKPEDLPRDQAAVTFWLSKKYRVAPEPLSVLVARAYDAGTQSGIDPTLILAVMGIESGFNPFAQSAVGAQGLMQVMTRVHTDKYQNFGGQLAAFDPVSNLRVGVEILQECIARAGSIEGGLRHYVGSANMVDDGGYAARVMAEHARLRQVASARALPISGWGQSGACSACAPRPPA